Proteins encoded together in one Bacillota bacterium window:
- a CDS encoding sugar phosphate isomerase/epimerase, translating to MHLGCQTIAFGPERLQNDLVGVLDKIAAIGYEGIEIGARFLDLDSPGAFAKLLQERSLALAGLHHGANLYAPQNLQDLVAHFGRIASFGKSIGCRNVIVSGASKEGGLGPEEIASQARSLNIIGRACAESGAMALYHNHAWEFMNDGAVIKEICRLTDPEFVGFAVDLGWANYAGSDPSKVLLDHRDRVKHVHVRDQKGKYFVELGHGDIDNEHIVETLREIGFDGWVVVEMELHAPHYGGRLEPAESVAIGFGYMRALFAVAGPGRGVA from the coding sequence ATGCATTTGGGTTGTCAAACTATCGCATTCGGTCCGGAGAGGCTCCAAAATGACCTTGTAGGCGTGCTGGATAAGATAGCGGCTATAGGGTACGAGGGTATCGAGATAGGTGCGCGCTTTCTTGACCTGGATTCACCCGGGGCTTTCGCGAAACTGTTGCAAGAACGTAGTCTTGCCTTGGCTGGCCTGCATCACGGTGCCAATCTTTATGCCCCCCAAAACCTCCAAGATCTTGTGGCACACTTCGGGCGTATAGCAAGTTTTGGGAAGAGTATAGGGTGCAGGAATGTGATTGTAAGCGGGGCTAGCAAGGAAGGCGGTTTAGGCCCGGAGGAAATCGCCTCGCAGGCCCGGAGTCTAAATATCATAGGACGTGCTTGCGCAGAATCCGGCGCCATGGCTCTTTATCACAATCATGCCTGGGAATTCATGAATGACGGTGCAGTTATAAAAGAAATCTGTAGACTTACCGATCCGGAGTTTGTCGGGTTTGCGGTAGATCTCGGGTGGGCGAACTATGCGGGAAGCGACCCCAGCAAGGTCTTGCTGGATCATAGGGATCGCGTAAAGCATGTACATGTCAGAGACCAGAAAGGTAAGTATTTTGTTGAGCTGGGACATGGTGATATCGACAATGAACACATCGTGGAGACTCTAAGGGAAATAGGATTTGATGGCTGGGTTGTGGTAGAGATGGAACTCCACGCCCCCCATTATGGTGGACGGCTTGAACCCGCCGAGAGTGTGGCGATTGGTTTTGGTTATATGAGGGCGCTCTTTGCTGTAGCTGGTCCAGGAAGGGGAGTGGCTTAA